Genomic DNA from Anaerolineae bacterium:
ACGTAAGGGCTCACGTTCTCGATGGATGAAGCCACCTTGCCGATAGCGCCGTTGGCGAACTTGATGATCTGCACCTGAGTGGGATCGTACTCGTAGGCGTCGAAGGGAGGGTGATTGCTGCGCACGGAGTAAGCCCTCACCTCGGTGGCCTCGGAGCCCAGGAACCAGCGCAAGGCGTCCACGGCGTGGATGCCGGCCGAGAGCAGGGAGCTGGCACCCACCGACTTCTTCACGTTCCAGGGGAACTGGGCGTACCAGGGGCCGATGCCGTGGTAGTAGTCGGACTCGGCGTAGAACACCCGACCTATGGTGCCGTCGGCCAGCTGGGCCTTGACCGTCTCGAACATGGGGTTCCAGCGCAACACGAAGGAGACCACTGTCTTGACGCCTGCCTGGCGCACGGCGTCCCGGAGGGTACGGAGTCCCTCGAGATCAATGGCGATGGCCTTCTCCAGGCAGATGTGCTTGCCTGCCTTGGCTGCCGCCACCGCCTGCTCCACGTGCAGGTTGGGCGGGGTACAGATGGAGACGATGTCTATTCGAGGATCGGCGAGCATGTCCTCGTAGGAATCGTATATCTTGCAGGAAACGCCTACCTCCTGAACCTTGCGCTCCGCCCCGGCACGGGTCCGGCTCACCACGCCCAGCAGCTCCGTATGCGGGTTAGCACACCAGGCACGCATGTGCTCGCCAGCGACCCAGCCCGTACCGACGATGCCTACACCGTACTCAGCCATCTTCACGCCTCCTAGGCAGGTTGTAGGTTATAGGGGATAGGTCATAGGGGACAGGTTGCCAGTAGTGGGGTTTCCCCCTGTCCGCCGTAACCCACCCTGGCTCTCGCGGGCCTTTATACCAGACCGCGGCGGGATGTAAAGCGGCAGGAGAATGGGCCCCCGATTACGCTGGCATGACACTGACGTCCGCTGAGTCTTGTTGGTTCGTGCAGCATACTCAGCGTACGGCTGCGAAGTCACAGCGTTCGCTTGGCTGCCGTGCGTTTCCAGCCGGGCTCGGGGGGGTATAATGAGGGGGCCGCGGGGTCACCGGGGCCAAGCATGAGCGACCGGAGGAGGGGCAATGCCTCACAGCCTGGGCGATGCCGTTCTCGCCACCTACTACATCGAGACCGAGGGCGACCTGCGACGGGTGGCCGAGCACATGGTGGAGCTGGAGACCACCGGGGCCTGGCAGGGGCCGGGAGAGCCCACGGCCCTGTTCAAGGAATGCCGCGGAGAGGTCTACGAGGTGAACGAAGTTGAGCCGGGCAAGGGCACCGTCTCGGTCTTGTTCCCTCTCATCAACATGAACCTGGAGGAGGCGGCCTATCCTAGCCTCTGGCTTACCATGGTGGGCGGTGGCACTCACGCCCTGACCACCTATGAGAAGTCGCGGTTGCTCGACTTCCGCGTGCCGGACCAGGCGCTGCGCTACTTCCCCGGCCCCCGGTTTGGCATCGAGGGCACCCGGGAGCTGCTGGGAGTGAGGCCGGGCGAGCTCATCGTGGGCACCATCGTCAAGCCCACTGCCGGGCTCACCCCCGACGAGGTGGCCGAGATCTGCTACCAGGCGGCCTTGGGCGGGGTGCGGTTCATCAAGGACGACGAGAAGATGCTCAACGTGCCCTACTGCCCCCTGGGCGAGCGGGTGCGCAAGGTCTCGGCGGCGCTAGAGAAGGCCAGGGACAAGACCGGCCAGGAAGTCCTGTACGCCCCTCACATCACCAGCAACCCCGACAGGCTCAAGGACAACGCTCGCATTGCCCTGGCGAACGGTGCCAACGCCCTCATGGTCAACTTCTTCGCCGCCGGCTTCTGGTCGCTGGAGGCGCTGGCGCGGGACACGGACTTCATGGTGCCCATCTACGCTCACTGCGGGGGCAAGGAGGCCTTCAGCCGGGCCCCCAACCAGGGCGTGGATGCCAACGTGGTGGCCAAGTTCGCCCGCTTGCTGGGGGGCGACTACTTCCGCATCAGCACCGTAGGCGGCTACATGGTAGGCGGCACCCGCGAGGAGTTGCTTAGCCTGAAGAACGTAATGGTCGAGCCGCTGCCAGGGATCAAGGACATGGTTCCGGCCATCTCGGGAGGGCTGAAGCCCTCGAACCTGCCCCAGAACCTGGACATCTTCGGCCTGGACGTCATGGTCCTGGCCGGGACGGGGATCACCTCGCATCCTATGGGCATAGCGGCGGGTACCAAGGCCATGCAGCAGGCAGCTGAAGCCTTCCGAGCGGGCGTGGGCCTGTACGAGTACGCCCGCGAACACGAGGAACTGCGGGCGGCGCTGACGTGAGGGAAGACAACCTAACCTCCCATCCACGCCATCTGGGTGCGCCAGATGGCGGGCTTCCCGGTGAAGGAAGGGGGGAGAGAAGCTTCGCCTGTCTTCCCAGGGGAGAGGTTCCCCTGGACGTGTTGAGTGTGGGGAACTTCTGCGTAGACCTGTTGGTGAAGCCGGTGCGGCGGCTGCCCCCGCCGGGCGGGCTGGAGATCATTGACGAGTACGAACTGCAGACGGGTGGGTGCAGCAACAACTGCGCCATCGCCCTGGCCCGGCTGGGGCTGTCGGTGGCGACGGTGGGGCGCGTGGGTCAGGACCGCACGGGTGACATCGTGCTCGATCTCCTCGCCCGCAATGGGGTGCGTACCGATCTGATGGTCCGCGATCCGTCGGCGCGCACGTCTCTCTCGGTGGTGGTGGTCAACGAGCGGGGCGAGCGCTCCTTCATCCATCATCCGGGCGCCACCCAGAACCTGTCCCTGGGCGATGTCCCCTGGGAGCGGTTGGAGAGTGCCAGGGCGGTGCACGTGGGTGGGGCCTTCCTCCTGCCTCGGCTGGACGGCCAGCCGATGGCCGAGCTTCTGCGCTGGGCTCGGGAGCTAGGGGCCATCACCTTCGTGGACACGGCGGTGGATGGGAAGGGCAACCGACTGGAGGTGCTCGAGCCCATCCTGCCCCACGTGGACTACTTCCTGCCCAGCGAGGCCGAGGCCCTCGGCATGACCGGGTCGGGTGTGCCCGAGGACATGGCCGCCTTCCTGCTGGCGCGGGGGGTGGGGACGGTCTGCATCAAGTTGGGGGAGCGGGGGTGCTATGTGGCGGGAGCAGGGGACGAGGGCCGGTACGTCCCCGCCTTCGACGTTGACCCGGTGGATACCTGCGGGGCGGGCGATACCTTCACCGCCGGGTTCATCGCCGGCATTCTGAACGGCCTGGACTCGGTGGGCGCTGCGCGGCTGGCCAACGCCGTGGGCGCCATGTGCGTGACCGGCCTGGGGGCCACCACGGCCGTGGGCACCTGGGAGGAGACGCTGGCGTTCATGGCGAGGACGCCCACGAGGACGGCTGCCGCATGAGCCTGCGCGACGTCCGCGCCATTTCCTTTGACGCTGACGGTACTCTCTGGGACTTCGAGCGGGCCATGCGTCACTCGCTCGCTCTGGCGCTGGAAGAGATGCGCCGCGAGGTGGGCTCGGCCGCGGCGGGTCTGGACGTAGAGGAGCTGATCCGCATCCGCGACCGAGTAGCTGCGTCCTCGAAGCGCCTGTCCCTGGAGGAAGGGCGGCTGGAAGCGTTCCGGGAGACCCTGAGGGGGATTGGGCACCCGGATGAGGCACTGGCGCGCCGGCTGTGTGCGCTCTATCTACACCACCGCTTCCGCGACATCGAGCTGTACCAAGATGTCCTGCCGGCGCTTCAGCGCCTAAGGGGCCGTTACCGATTGGGCCTGCTGACCAACGGCAACACCAATCCCGAGCGCTGCGGGCTGGCGGGCGTGTTCGACTTCGTGGTTATGGCCCAGGAACAGGGGTTCACGAAGCCGGACCCTAGGCTGTTTGGCCTTGCTATGGCACGGGCGGCTTGCCAGGCGGACGAGATCCTTCACGTGGGCGACTCCTGGGACAACGACGTCATCGGGGCACTGAACGCTGGACTCCAGGCGGTATGGCTGAACCGCGAGGGCAAGCCTGCTCCCGCTTCGATGCCCGGCCTGCGGGAGATTCGCTCGCTGGTGGAATTGCCGGGGCTGTTGGGAGTGGAGAGAGGACCCTCACCCCCTGACTCCTCTCCCATTTCGTAGGAGAGAGGGAGTCGAGTCTCCCCCTTCTCTCACAAAGTGGGAGAAGGGGCCAGGGGATAAGGGCCTTCGCTCCCCGCCTCTACTCCCCCCACTCCATGACCACGCCCAGGTACTTGTCGCGCTCTTTGGCCAGGTGCTCGAAGAGGTCCGCGCTCTCTGCGCCCTTGATGCGGTGAGTCACCAGCCTCGCGAAGCTGAGCCGACCGTGCTTGATCAGCTCCCATCCAGCCTGGATATTCCTCTGCGTGGTCCAGGGGTAGTATGAATTCTCCTGCTCCGCCGCCGTGCGCGAGTGGGCCCCGATGACGGAGATCCCACCGCGGTGGATGTCGTTGTAGGTGTCGAGCTCTACCGTTCCTCGTGGGCTGCCCAGGATGACCACTCGGCCCATCCGGCCTGCCACTCTTAGGGCGGTGGTGAGCACGGTGGGGACGCCGGTGCCCTCGATCACCACCTCGAACCCATTCCCCTCTGTGAGAGCCCTGGCCTCTGCCTCCACGTCCACCCGCTCGGGGTTAAGGGTGTAGTCCACACCGCAGTCTCTGGCTATCTCCAGCCGCGAGTCGAGCGGATCCACG
This window encodes:
- a CDS encoding Gfo/Idh/MocA family oxidoreductase → MAEYGVGIVGTGWVAGEHMRAWCANPHTELLGVVSRTRAGAERKVQEVGVSCKIYDSYEDMLADPRIDIVSICTPPNLHVEQAVAAAKAGKHICLEKAIAIDLEGLRTLRDAVRQAGVKTVVSFVLRWNPMFETVKAQLADGTIGRVFYAESDYYHGIGPWYAQFPWNVKKSVGASSLLSAGIHAVDALRWFLGSEATEVRAYSVRSNHPPFDAYEYDPTQVQIIKFANGAIGKVASSIENVSPYVFNVFLLGDKGTIKDNLIWSPSKYPGQRGWATYPTILPDSGDVTHHPFQLEINHFVDCIINDKESHTNVEDAVKTHELAMAADMSAERGGEAVKLPLLD
- a CDS encoding carbohydrate kinase family protein, with the translated sequence MLSVGNFCVDLLVKPVRRLPPPGGLEIIDEYELQTGGCSNNCAIALARLGLSVATVGRVGQDRTGDIVLDLLARNGVRTDLMVRDPSARTSLSVVVVNERGERSFIHHPGATQNLSLGDVPWERLESARAVHVGGAFLLPRLDGQPMAELLRWARELGAITFVDTAVDGKGNRLEVLEPILPHVDYFLPSEAEALGMTGSGVPEDMAAFLLARGVGTVCIKLGERGCYVAGAGDEGRYVPAFDVDPVDTCGAGDTFTAGFIAGILNGLDSVGAARLANAVGAMCVTGLGATTAVGTWEETLAFMARTPTRTAAA
- a CDS encoding HAD family hydrolase, with product MSLRDVRAISFDADGTLWDFERAMRHSLALALEEMRREVGSAAAGLDVEELIRIRDRVAASSKRLSLEEGRLEAFRETLRGIGHPDEALARRLCALYLHHRFRDIELYQDVLPALQRLRGRYRLGLLTNGNTNPERCGLAGVFDFVVMAQEQGFTKPDPRLFGLAMARAACQADEILHVGDSWDNDVIGALNAGLQAVWLNREGKPAPASMPGLREIRSLVELPGLLGVERGPSPPDSSPIS